A window of Rattus norvegicus strain BN/NHsdMcwi chromosome 14, GRCr8, whole genome shotgun sequence contains these coding sequences:
- the Zfp866l1 gene encoding zinc finger protein 431-like isoform X1 → MSNMLSFVHMNVILEKAVTYDDVHLNFTREEWALLDPSQKSLYKDVMLETYRHLSAVGYYLEDHSIEENCENSRRHGRHLHWDERIHTGLKPYECVQYNEEFPSHNHLQIHKRTLTGAFVHCTGLQIYTRKHTGEKLCDCKPCSKAFACHSHLQCNKRMHAREKHYAYDQCCKGFAQINSLQGLERAHTGEKPYECSQCSKAFAHHSDLQHHKGTHTREKPSACNQGGKAFAHHNDLQRHKRTHTGEKAYECKHCGKAFARHSHLQRHKRTRTGEKPYKCNQCGTAFACHSHFQSHKITHTGEKPYACNQCGKTFAYPSYLQRHKRTHTGEKPYECNQCGKAFAFHRYLHRHTKTHTGEKPYECNQCGKAFARHSHLQRHKRTRTGEKPYKCKQCGTAFACHSHFQSHKITHIGEKPYACNQCGNAFAHHNDLHRHKRTHTGEKPYECNECGKFFSRRSNLQCHKRTHTREKPF, encoded by the exons ATGAGCAACATGCTTTCTTTTGTACACATGAATGTGATATTGGAGAAGGCAGTTACATATGATGATGTGCATTTGAACTTCACTCGGGAAGAgtgggctttgctggatccttcccagaagagtctctacaaagacgtgatgctggagacctacagGCACCTCAGTGCTGTAG GCTATTACCTGGAAGACCACAGTATTGAAGAAAATTGTGAAAATTctagaagacatggaag GCATCTTCACTGGGATGAAAGAATTCACACTGGTCTGAAACCCTATGAATGTGTGCAATATAATGAGGAATTTCCAAGTCACAATCATctacagatacataaaagaacacTTACCGGAGCCTTTGTACACTGTACTGGTCTTCAAatatatacaagaaaacacacaggagAGAAGCTCTGTGATTGCAAACCCTGTAGTAAAGCCTTTGCATGCCACAGTCATCTGCAATGCAATAAGAGAATGCATGCTAGAGAGAAACACTATGCATATGACCAATGCTGTAAAGGCTTTGCACAGATCAATAGTCTTCAAGGGCTTGAAAGagcacatactggagagaagccttatGAATGCAGCCAGTGTAGCAAAGCCTTTGCCCATCACAGTGATCTTCAACACCATAAAGGAACACATACTAGAGAGAAGCCCAGTGCATGTAACCAAGGTGGCAAAGCCTTTGCCCATCACAATGATCTTCAGAGGCATAAAAggacacatactggagagaaggcATATGAATGTAAACattgtggtaaagcctttgctcGTCACAGCCATCTTCAAAGGCATAAAAGAACAcgtactggagagaagccctataaatgtaaccaatgtggtacAGCCTTTGCTTGTCACAGCCATTTTCAAAGCCATAAAAttacacatactggagagaagccgtatgcatgtaaccaatgtggcaaaACCTTTGCCTATCCCAGTTATCTTCAacgtcataaaagaacacatacaggagagaagccctatgaatgtaaccaatgtggcaaagcctttgcattTCACCGCTATCTTCATCGCCATACAaaaacacatactggagagaagccatatgaatgtaaccaatgtggtaaagcctttgctcGTCACAGCCATCTTCAAAGGCATAAAAGAACAcgtactggagagaagccctataaATGTAAACAATGTGGTACAGCCTTTGCTTGTCACAGCCATTTTCAAAGccataaaattacacatattggagagaagccctatgcatgtaaccaatgtggcaatGCCTTTGCCCATCACAATGATCTTCACCGTCATAAAAggacacatacaggagagaagccctatgagtgCAACGAATGCGGTAAATTCTTTTCACGTCGAAGTAATCTGCAATGCCATAAAAGGACACATACTAGAGAGAAGCCCTTTTAA
- the Zfp866l1 gene encoding zinc finger protein 431-like isoform X2: MARICSLPAKAVTYDDVHLNFTREEWALLDPSQKSLYKDVMLETYRHLSAVGYYLEDHSIEENCENSRRHGRHLHWDERIHTGLKPYECVQYNEEFPSHNHLQIHKRTLTGAFVHCTGLQIYTRKHTGEKLCDCKPCSKAFACHSHLQCNKRMHAREKHYAYDQCCKGFAQINSLQGLERAHTGEKPYECSQCSKAFAHHSDLQHHKGTHTREKPSACNQGGKAFAHHNDLQRHKRTHTGEKAYECKHCGKAFARHSHLQRHKRTRTGEKPYKCNQCGTAFACHSHFQSHKITHTGEKPYACNQCGKTFAYPSYLQRHKRTHTGEKPYECNQCGKAFAFHRYLHRHTKTHTGEKPYECNQCGKAFARHSHLQRHKRTRTGEKPYKCKQCGTAFACHSHFQSHKITHIGEKPYACNQCGNAFAHHNDLHRHKRTHTGEKPYECNECGKFFSRRSNLQCHKRTHTREKPF; the protein is encoded by the exons ATGGCCAGGATATGTTCACTGCCCGCAAAG GCAGTTACATATGATGATGTGCATTTGAACTTCACTCGGGAAGAgtgggctttgctggatccttcccagaagagtctctacaaagacgtgatgctggagacctacagGCACCTCAGTGCTGTAG GCTATTACCTGGAAGACCACAGTATTGAAGAAAATTGTGAAAATTctagaagacatggaag GCATCTTCACTGGGATGAAAGAATTCACACTGGTCTGAAACCCTATGAATGTGTGCAATATAATGAGGAATTTCCAAGTCACAATCATctacagatacataaaagaacacTTACCGGAGCCTTTGTACACTGTACTGGTCTTCAAatatatacaagaaaacacacaggagAGAAGCTCTGTGATTGCAAACCCTGTAGTAAAGCCTTTGCATGCCACAGTCATCTGCAATGCAATAAGAGAATGCATGCTAGAGAGAAACACTATGCATATGACCAATGCTGTAAAGGCTTTGCACAGATCAATAGTCTTCAAGGGCTTGAAAGagcacatactggagagaagccttatGAATGCAGCCAGTGTAGCAAAGCCTTTGCCCATCACAGTGATCTTCAACACCATAAAGGAACACATACTAGAGAGAAGCCCAGTGCATGTAACCAAGGTGGCAAAGCCTTTGCCCATCACAATGATCTTCAGAGGCATAAAAggacacatactggagagaaggcATATGAATGTAAACattgtggtaaagcctttgctcGTCACAGCCATCTTCAAAGGCATAAAAGAACAcgtactggagagaagccctataaatgtaaccaatgtggtacAGCCTTTGCTTGTCACAGCCATTTTCAAAGCCATAAAAttacacatactggagagaagccgtatgcatgtaaccaatgtggcaaaACCTTTGCCTATCCCAGTTATCTTCAacgtcataaaagaacacatacaggagagaagccctatgaatgtaaccaatgtggcaaagcctttgcattTCACCGCTATCTTCATCGCCATACAaaaacacatactggagagaagccatatgaatgtaaccaatgtggtaaagcctttgctcGTCACAGCCATCTTCAAAGGCATAAAAGAACAcgtactggagagaagccctataaATGTAAACAATGTGGTACAGCCTTTGCTTGTCACAGCCATTTTCAAAGccataaaattacacatattggagagaagccctatgcatgtaaccaatgtggcaatGCCTTTGCCCATCACAATGATCTTCACCGTCATAAAAggacacatacaggagagaagccctatgagtgCAACGAATGCGGTAAATTCTTTTCACGTCGAAGTAATCTGCAATGCCATAAAAGGACACATACTAGAGAGAAGCCCTTTTAA